One region of Quercus lobata isolate SW786 chromosome 2, ValleyOak3.0 Primary Assembly, whole genome shotgun sequence genomic DNA includes:
- the LOC115976668 gene encoding RNA exonuclease 4-like, producing MDNRNDQSSETRIITKRNKCAACFKQFTKMEHLVEHMRTSNHSVHEPTCGICKKHCRSFESLREHLIGPLPKEACKSIFSNQGCKFCLVILNNPDALRFHQEICQLPSGLLAQLANLSIFENLVIDTGQIRSQVVALACKMVSGGSDGSLDLCARVCLIDEYESIIFHAYVKPKIPVTNYRYQTTGIQAEYFREPLPLSQAQRKIQDFLYNGEPMWKLRPTDGKASILVGHILDHDLDLLQIDYPTTMMRDTAKYPPLMQTNKLSNSLKYLAQEYIGYDIQTGNEDPYEDCVASMRLYKRMRSQVHIREDHPLASDSQNQNNFALWRQSELEKMTPEQLLEISRSDYYCWCLDSQR from the exons ATGGACAACAGAAATGATCAGTCGTCAGAGacaag GATAATCACAAAAAGGAACAAGTGTGCTGCATGCTTTAAGCAATTCACCAAAATGGAGCACTTAGTGGAGCACATGAGAACCTCCAATCATTCAGTTCATGAACCCACATGCGGAATTTGTAAGAAACATTGCAGATCTTTTGAATCTCTAAGGGAACATCTTATTG GCCCATTGCCAAAAGAAGCTTGCAAAAGTATTTTCAGCAATCAAGGATGCAAATTCTGCCTAGTTATCCTCAATAACCCGGATGCACTCAGGTTTCACCAAGAAATTTGCCAACTCCCCAGT GGACTACTTGCTCAATTGGCTAACTTGAGCATTTTTGAGAATTTGGTAATCGATACTGGTCAAATAAGGTCACAAGTAGTTGCACTCGCTTGCAAAATGGTTAGTGGGGGCAGTGATGGCTCCCTAGATCTCTGTGCAAGGGTCTGCCTCATTGATGAATATGAAAGCATAATTTTCCATGCTTATGTCAAGCCAAAAATTCCAGTCACAAACTACAG GTATCAAACAACAGGCATTCAAGCAGAATACTTCAGGGAGCCATTGCCTCTGAGCCAAGCGCAGAGGAAGATTCAAGACTTCCTCTACAATGGAGAACCAATGTGGAAGCTTAGACCTACTGATGGAAAAGCCAGTATTCTTGTCGGTCATATTTTGGATCATGACCTTGACCTTTTACAGATAGATTACCCAACAACAATGATGAG GGATACAGCAAAATATCCTCCATTgatgcaaacaaacaaactcagCAACTCTCTCAAATACTTAGCACAAGAATATATCGG GTATGACATTCAAACTGGCAATGAAGACCCTTATGAGGACTGTGTTGCATCAATGAGGCTTTACAAGAGAATGAGATCCCAAGTTCACATACGAGAGGATCATCCACTGGCTTCGGactcacaaaatcaaaataattttgcattaTGGAGGCAAAGCGAACTTGAAAAGATGACCCCAGAACAACTATTGGAAATTTCAAGGTCTGATTACTACTGTTGGTGCTTGGACTCCCAACGTTAA